The following are encoded in a window of Armatimonas rosea genomic DNA:
- a CDS encoding N-6 DNA methylase: MLSPQLRSQVNDLWEMFWSSGMTNPLTAIEQITYLILLKRLEGLDDERVKPIEKGGQGKPSLYGSRRNCTLPHHPILDGEVVDGICPGHNSCRWSVFSQDPEHDLLSQYVFPWLRRLDETFEVMGNGAAESQRRVAGYLEDAYFGLPPEKASTLIKAVGMVNRLFDAVGKRGANADLMGDIFEHLLSEISTSGKNGQFRTPRHIIRFLVELLDPKPSQRVVDPAAGSGGFLINTIQHLLVQASDSESVVYEWDGTPHRYTGGIGTEQSLAGRNFVGYDNDRTMVRIGWMNLILHGIENPEIVLRDALGPKLMDQAEYSLALANPPFTGSIDEEDLHERFLVAGKKNKVALTNKTELLFVWLLLDLLETGGRAAVIIPEGVLFGSAGAHRELRRQLLFEHELEAVISLPGGVFQPYTGVKTSVLIFQKVGQKHKREEMPRTKRVWFYEVESDGYSLDAKRNGQPTGDNDLWDALHKFRNRETLGESEEYFQPEVYQARWRTVDTNLIASYSHLAPEEGQIRGITELWRDLPEDLAETTRSVSEAAIPILDELVILHYGLVLAANANKRGRKSSEKAMLQTALKDLRAGLTGTNSKIKNNLERGDGSEEHAWKALRAALDLLDQRVLPADSVDEDLYTLPAFITEGLPKYNHPQPTNLFEGPQSGHSVGFTAEHHVFFNQLEVIKLFMKLDGYNVQLLRSRAVAPSLKPEKKKVRSWWVDVRVLARHDEWTNKEETIKGSHDANGNLRPEFLADDRIYNPDGTVKSVYLERGCIEADDLNLSAGRYRPLNLDTEEYAPPAEIIKGLQAMEGQIQEKLKRLLEMVEGVS; this comes from the coding sequence ATGTTATCACCACAACTACGCAGTCAGGTCAATGACCTTTGGGAGATGTTTTGGTCCAGTGGGATGACCAACCCATTGACGGCAATCGAGCAGATTACCTATCTGATCCTTCTGAAGCGCTTGGAGGGACTCGACGATGAACGAGTCAAGCCGATTGAAAAAGGCGGACAAGGTAAGCCCTCATTGTACGGCTCACGTCGCAATTGTACGTTGCCTCACCATCCCATTCTTGATGGGGAAGTAGTTGATGGGATTTGCCCTGGCCATAATTCATGTCGCTGGTCAGTATTTTCTCAAGACCCAGAGCACGACCTCTTAAGTCAATATGTATTCCCATGGTTGAGACGCCTTGATGAGACATTTGAGGTAATGGGCAATGGAGCTGCCGAGAGCCAACGAAGGGTTGCCGGTTATTTGGAAGATGCCTATTTTGGGCTTCCTCCTGAAAAGGCAAGCACACTAATCAAAGCAGTTGGCATGGTTAATCGACTCTTTGACGCGGTGGGGAAGCGTGGGGCCAACGCGGACTTGATGGGCGATATCTTCGAGCACTTGCTCAGCGAGATCAGCACGTCTGGCAAGAACGGGCAGTTCCGCACGCCACGCCATATCATCCGCTTTCTGGTGGAGTTGCTCGATCCGAAGCCAAGCCAGCGGGTGGTAGACCCTGCCGCAGGTTCGGGTGGCTTTCTGATCAACACGATCCAGCACTTGCTGGTGCAAGCCTCAGACTCGGAAAGCGTGGTCTACGAGTGGGACGGTACGCCGCACCGTTACACGGGGGGAATCGGGACGGAGCAGTCGCTAGCAGGCCGTAACTTTGTGGGCTACGACAATGACCGGACGATGGTACGAATCGGGTGGATGAACCTGATCCTCCACGGCATCGAGAATCCGGAGATTGTCCTGCGTGATGCGCTAGGGCCGAAGCTGATGGATCAGGCGGAGTATTCCCTGGCACTGGCTAATCCGCCGTTCACGGGTAGCATTGATGAAGAAGATCTGCACGAGCGCTTCCTGGTGGCAGGTAAGAAAAACAAAGTTGCATTAACCAATAAGACAGAGCTGCTCTTTGTCTGGTTACTACTTGATCTGCTGGAGACGGGTGGCCGTGCGGCGGTGATCATTCCCGAGGGAGTGCTATTTGGCTCGGCTGGAGCTCACCGCGAGTTGCGCCGTCAGTTGCTCTTTGAGCACGAACTGGAGGCGGTGATCTCACTCCCAGGTGGGGTGTTCCAGCCCTATACGGGGGTAAAAACGTCAGTTTTGATCTTTCAGAAGGTGGGGCAGAAGCACAAGCGTGAGGAGATGCCACGCACAAAGCGTGTCTGGTTCTACGAGGTGGAGTCGGATGGCTACTCGCTGGATGCAAAGCGCAACGGGCAACCGACCGGGGATAACGATTTGTGGGATGCGCTACATAAGTTCCGCAACCGGGAGACGCTGGGCGAGTCGGAGGAGTACTTCCAGCCGGAGGTCTACCAAGCCCGCTGGCGCACGGTGGATACCAACCTGATCGCCTCGTACTCTCATTTGGCTCCTGAAGAAGGGCAGATCCGTGGCATCACAGAGCTTTGGCGCGATCTGCCCGAGGATCTTGCAGAGACAACCAGGTCTGTCTCCGAGGCTGCGATACCCATTCTCGATGAGCTGGTCATTCTACATTATGGTTTGGTCCTGGCTGCTAATGCGAACAAACGGGGACGCAAATCAAGTGAGAAGGCAATGCTTCAAACGGCACTAAAGGATCTGCGTGCTGGTTTGACTGGGACGAATAGCAAGATCAAGAATAATCTGGAGCGTGGCGATGGAAGTGAGGAACATGCCTGGAAAGCACTTAGAGCAGCCCTTGATCTATTGGACCAGCGTGTACTTCCTGCCGACTCTGTGGACGAGGATTTATACACGTTACCAGCGTTTATCACTGAGGGACTTCCTAAGTACAACCACCCCCAACCGACGAACCTTTTTGAGGGGCCGCAATCAGGTCACAGTGTCGGATTCACGGCAGAGCACCACGTCTTTTTCAACCAGCTTGAAGTGATCAAGCTCTTCATGAAGCTGGATGGTTACAACGTCCAACTCCTACGCTCACGTGCCGTCGCACCATCGCTGAAGCCGGAGAAGAAGAAGGTGCGCTCCTGGTGGGTGGATGTCCGCGTGTTGGCGCGGCACGATGAGTGGACCAACAAGGAGGAGACGATCAAGGGGAGCCATGATGCTAATGGCAACCTACGCCCCGAGTTTCTGGCCGATGATCGCATCTACAACCCTGATGGCACGGTAAAGTCGGTGTATCTTGAGCGGGGTTGCATTGAGGCAGACGATCTGAATCTCTCGGCGGGGCGCTACCGTCCACTGAACCTAGACACCGAGGAGTACGCGCCGCCTGCGGAGATTATCAAGGGGCTTCAGGCGATGGAAGGACAGATTCAGGAGAAGCTAAAACGCCTGCTGGAGATGGTGGAGGGAGTTTCGTGA